In Oncorhynchus gorbuscha isolate QuinsamMale2020 ecotype Even-year linkage group LG02, OgorEven_v1.0, whole genome shotgun sequence, a single genomic region encodes these proteins:
- the LOC123991816 gene encoding kallikrein 1-related peptidase b22-like, which produces MCSRSKEIAVFTDHVRPIGLPLTKDEEVPKDCLVSGWGHTIRNVKQGSPVLQDLNVALHENQLCSDNHQVCSSGLNEPAQGDSGGPLVCNGVAYGVVSTKTRNNIYMRIPDFLD; this is translated from the exons ATGTGCAGCAGGAGCAAG GAGATTGCAGTTTTCACCGACCATGTGAGACCCATTGGCCTCCCGCTGACAAAAGATGAGGAGGTGCCCAAGGACTGTCTGGTGTCAGGCTGGGGACACACTATCAGGAATGTAAAGCAAGGCTCCCCTGTGCTTCAGGACCTCAATGTGGCACTGCATGAGAATCAACTTTGCTCTGACAACCATCAGGTTTGCTCATCAGGACTAAATGAACCTGCTCAG GGAGACTCTGGTGGTCCATTAGTCTGTAATGGTGTGGCCTATGGGGTGGTGTCTACCAAGACTAGAAACAACATCTACATGCGCATCCCTGACTTCCTGGACTAG